A DNA window from Anastrepha obliqua isolate idAnaObli1 chromosome 5, idAnaObli1_1.0, whole genome shotgun sequence contains the following coding sequences:
- the LOC129246802 gene encoding sodium- and chloride-dependent neutral and basic amino acid transporter B(0+)-like has product MVYESSYDSGRRPFKPDPTRGYWAAPSDFIYTCISLGFRMDLVWMGWLLHQRMGGTIIVYILCMFLFVVPIIVIQSFMGQFSSSGFISTFRMSPIFKGLGYISLFVNLAVLSYYSLFAAVPLLYLFHSLRPTLPWSCEGIEKWFPNSTEAEVKHPCKMLDVVDIKSGMVSSTYIYIGYEVPSVLFFNSIFGGDDVMESYRYNSPFLFSWELLVCTLLSWAIVAGVFYRFYNTELMSKFLRYTIWTSLILLLICVGRFMLLSNDWSYIFSYFMAKPVDIVEGIPSTVLIIVSAFGPGWGSIIALASFNRFRANIMNYSWIICLGQMGIFLAYGIITHIIQGYFKSLTTLYTNGALYLTSGSVIATMSWPNLWSIIFYAMLTLTALITMITCLFSIYQSIFDEFEMLRSRRTEVTLGLIGVLAFLSLYTCSNHGALFFSAMSMDSLFTQTALNLLLLLVVLWVYGRVRFQRDIEFMLGQRFATWKVNMLRFVAPICLCLLLLGAILASFVRHSNSSIVILIAAVFLIVLPWLYLPGYMIYVFLQTTGSFKMRFQRCNRPMDWYPVEIEERQRYEGAMGNMDITHQLNRIADEVVP; this is encoded by the exons ATGGTTTATGAATCATCGTACGACAGTGGTCGTAGGCCATTTAAGCCCGACCCGACACGCGGCTATTGGGCGGCACCGAGTGATTTCATCTACACTTGCATCAGTTTGGGCTTTCGCATGGATTTGGTGTGGATGGGCTGGTTACTTCACCAGCGCATGGGAG GCACAATTATTGTCTACATCCTTTGTATGTTTCTCTTTGTCGTACCAATTATTGTGATACAGTCATTTATGGGTCAATTCTCCAGCAGCGGCTTCATATCGACTTTTCGCATGTCGCCAATTTTTAAag GTCTGGGTTATATAAGCTTATTCGTCAATTTGGCTGTACTATCCTACTACAGCTTGTTTGCAGCTGTGccgttactttatttatttcactcgCTACGCCCCACTTTACCTTGGAGCTGTGAGGGTATAGAAAAGTGGTTTCCAAATAGCACTGAAGCAGAAGTTAAACAT CCCTGCAAAATGCTAGATGTAGTGGATATAAAATCTGGCATGGTGTccagtacatatatatatattggctaTGAAGTGCCCTCTGTGTTGTTCTTCAA CTCAATTTTTGGTGGTGATGATGTGATGGAGAGTTATCGGTATAATAGTCCATTTCTGTTCTCATGGGAGTTGCTTGTTTGCACGCTGCTTAGTTGGGCTATCGTAGCAGGTGTCTTTTATCGTTTCTACAATACCGAGCTG ATGAGCAAATTTTTACGCTATACCATTTGGACTTCCCTGATTTTACTGTTGATATGCGTCGGACGTTTCATGTTGTTATCTAATGATTGGAGTTATATCTTCAGTTATTTTATGGCAAAACCTGTTGATATTGTTGAAGGGATACCCAGCACTGTACTTATTATAGTATCGGCATTCGGTCCTGGATGGGGATCTATTATTGCCCTAGCCAGCTTTAATCGCTTCCGGgcaaatattatgaattatagtTGGATTATTTGTCTGGGACAAATGGGCATATTTCTGGCTTATGGCATTATAACGCATATAATTCAGGGTTACTTTAAAT CTCTTACCACTCTGTACACTAATGGGGCACTATATTTGACCAGCGGCAGCGTAATAGCAACGATGAGTTGGCCAAACCTATGGTCAATAATCTTCTATGCAATGCTGACGTTGACGGCGTTGATAACAATG ATAACCTGCTTATTTTCTATATATCAAAGCATTTTCGATGAGTTCGAAATGCTGCGTTCACGAAGAACCGAAGTTACACTTGGGCTCATTGGCGTACTAGCATTTTTATCCTTATATACGTGTTCGAAT CACGGCGCCCTTTTCTTCAGCGCCATGTCAATGGATTCACTCTTCACCCAAACAGCACTCAATCTGCTACTGTTGTTGGTCGTGCTATGGGTCTATGGGCGTGTTCGCTTTCAGCGTGACATAGAATTCATGTTGGGACAACGTTTCGCCACATGGAAAGTGAATATGTTGCGGTTTGTTGCACCAATTTGTCTCTGCCTTTTACTG TTAGGCGCGATCCTTGCTTCTTTCGTCAGGCACTCTAACAGCTCAATTGTGATTCTCATTGCTGCGGTTTTCCTCATTGTTCTACCTTGGCTCTACTTGCCCGGTTACATGATTTATGTATTTCTACAAACAACGGGTTCATTTAAGATGCGCTTTCAACGTTGTAATCGTCCAATGGACTGGTATCCCGTTGAAATTGAGGAGCGACAACGTTACGAAGGGGCGATGGGCAATATGGATATTACGCATCAATTAAATCGAATTGCAGATGAAGTCGTGCCATAA